From Echinicola jeungdonensis, the proteins below share one genomic window:
- the xseA gene encoding exodeoxyribonuclease VII large subunit, with protein MQRPLSLFELNQLIQQTLDSHLEPVYWVIAEIGELRGSARGHAYLELVEKNDQQLIAKIRANIWAYTFRGISSRFTSITGQELKAGMKILAQISVQFHEIYGLSLIVKDIDPNFTLGEKARRRQEVIDRLTKEGLLELNKQFPLPKVPQKVAIISSSSAAGFGDFVNQVENNRHRYRIHWKLYQATLQGDRAVSSIIQAIHQIEEDQLNNRFDLLVIIRGGGAQIDLDCFDDYELARSIANTTLPVITGIGHERDETVADMVAHTKMKTPTAVAEFILSGLRDFEEQLEQYLKRMERTVALYLQKEDRYLLDQNHLLKQLFTHRLMQEREILQLKQFRIKSLSQNLVKIKASHLGHLEVNLKKDVKNLMARENLKLETLSNDLQKLNPQQILKKGYTRTEIEGKPINQVKLSKGDKITTFTLNQQIQSKIENIDPYES; from the coding sequence ATGCAAAGACCACTCTCACTGTTTGAACTAAATCAATTGATCCAACAAACTCTTGATAGCCATTTAGAGCCGGTTTATTGGGTCATTGCAGAAATTGGAGAATTGAGAGGATCTGCTCGTGGCCATGCATACCTGGAGTTGGTAGAAAAAAACGATCAACAGCTCATTGCCAAAATCAGGGCCAATATATGGGCATATACTTTTCGGGGTATATCCAGTCGCTTTACTTCCATCACGGGACAAGAGTTAAAGGCAGGCATGAAAATTTTGGCCCAGATCAGTGTTCAATTTCATGAAATTTATGGGTTAAGTCTGATAGTCAAGGATATCGACCCCAACTTTACTTTAGGGGAAAAAGCAAGGAGGCGTCAAGAGGTCATTGACCGGTTGACCAAGGAAGGACTATTGGAATTGAACAAGCAATTCCCCTTACCCAAAGTACCACAAAAAGTAGCCATTATCAGTTCCTCTTCGGCAGCTGGATTTGGCGACTTTGTCAATCAGGTTGAAAACAACAGGCACCGTTATAGGATTCATTGGAAACTATACCAAGCCACCCTACAAGGCGACCGGGCGGTTAGCAGTATCATTCAGGCAATCCACCAGATAGAAGAGGACCAGCTCAATAACCGTTTTGACCTCCTTGTAATCATCAGAGGAGGCGGAGCCCAAATCGATCTGGATTGTTTTGATGACTATGAGCTGGCCAGAAGTATTGCCAATACAACATTACCTGTCATTACTGGAATCGGGCATGAAAGGGATGAAACTGTGGCTGATATGGTTGCCCATACCAAAATGAAAACCCCAACTGCAGTGGCGGAATTTATCCTTTCTGGGTTGCGTGATTTCGAGGAACAGTTGGAACAGTATCTAAAAAGAATGGAAAGAACTGTTGCCCTTTACCTCCAAAAAGAAGACCGTTACTTGTTGGACCAGAATCATTTGCTCAAACAACTTTTTACCCATCGGTTGATGCAAGAAAGAGAAATACTCCAGTTAAAGCAATTTCGGATAAAATCCCTATCCCAAAACCTGGTTAAAATTAAAGCCTCCCATTTGGGTCATTTGGAAGTTAATCTAAAAAAAGATGTAAAAAATCTAATGGCCAGGGAAAACCTCAAATTAGAAACATTGAGCAACGACCTTCAAAAGCTAAACCCCCAACAAATTCTAAAAAAAGGATATACCAGAACAGAAATTGAGGGGAAGCCCATTAACCAAGTAAAACTAAGCAAAGGGGATAAAATAACCACTTTCACTTTAAATCAACAAATCCAAAGTAAAATCGAAAACATCGATCCCTATGAGTCCTAA